The window aatttgttattttaaaaattagagaTTAAATAAACACACAAGTCAAAAAAATTTATGCTGTCATCAATTTATGgccaaaattaaacttataaaaCACCCCTTAACATCCaaatttttttatatgtttTGTAATTCATttatataaattgaaaatttgagagcaaccaaacataaaaaaaaaagaagaagttatttttaaatatataaaaattaactaaaatatttataaacatggTAAAATATTACTATCTATTTGGATAAGCATACCTTAAGATTTTTGTTTATGTAGATATTTTAGAACACagtcaaaaatagaaaaatttacCAAATACTTAccctttctaaaaaaaattgaagtataataaattttgtctaATTTGTTCCTCTTGTTTTTTTCTCCAATCAGAAAGCTTCATTTAATAAGATGGGGCCCATAAGGAGGAGACATATAAATACACAATGACCACACCAAGTTCCATTACGTGGAGAATTATAGGATTGGCCACGTTCGCCCTCCCAAcacttttattttcttcttggCGCCTCGAGTTTCGAACTCAGTAAAATTCGAGTCACGACTCACCCGATTCCTGATTTCGTCTCCATTTCTCCCTCCTGAAAATTTCTCGTAAAACCCTCCGTATCGTAGGGCTCTGATCAATTTTCGTACGAATCTGAACCTCTGATTCCAGTTAGTTCTGTGAGATCGTTGCTCgttttgaagaaggaaaggatGGGACAGGCATTTCGTCGAGCAGCTGGAAGAATCAAACCGGCTTCGAGTGTCGATTCCACTACTGCCTCTTCGTTGAAAATGGAAAGCATCGTTGATCGGAAGCCTCCTCCGCGTGTTGCCGAGAAGGCACGGGAGAGTGGCTCTCTTGATTCCGGTAATTGTGATTTGTTAATCGTTTGTGGTGTTTTGAGAATTGAGACCGGAGATTCATGCATGAGGATTATGTATTTTTCTCTGTTGAGTTAAATGCAGTTTTGTTGAATTCGTATGAGTTGTTTATCTCTGGTTTCGATAACGAGCTTCAGTTTTTTGGATAGTTTCTTTTCCTTCTGCATTCTCCTACTAGCTTTTGCTGTTATTGATTATCTTCCGTAGGTAATGTAGCAGCATTTCTCCATTAGGATCCGAATTTAAAAGTTCGTTTACTATTGATCTGATCATCATCACTTAAATAACTGTTCTCCTTCCGTTTTTTTCTTGTTTCACGGCTTCTGTTTTTCTGAACTGAAATATCTCTTGGTTACTGTTCATTATCGTCTATCTTTGTTCTTAGTGTATGATTTTGTAGAAGTAGAACTATGGACGAGGTTACTGTTGAATGTGAGCATTTCTTTCTGGTTACGATTTTATGTGATCTTTTTGTATCCTAAGCATTGAGTTCACTTGCTTCTCAGATtgtgattttcttcttcttcttcttatattATTTCTGTTAGTTGCATTTATGGAGACAAAGTTTAGAAGTTCTTTGTTCTCTGCTTCTATTGCGTATTTTTTTCGTCAGCTTCCGTTGATTTAGGCTTCCAGTGTCTAAACATGTAAACAGAAAAAACAGAGGCCACGAAAAAACTTCCAAATGATTTAGGCTTGCGTATGCTCTTTTTGTTTGACTCTCTTTCACCGGTTGAACCAAATGCAGCTCGATAGAATTCCTTTGAGTTCTATATAATCGGATTTTGATAACGAGCTTGATTTTTTGTATGTGAATTTTCAAGCGTTGTTGAAAGTCACTTCAAAATCAGTTTGATGTGTTTTCTGCTGACAGGAATTGATTCATAGGATGCAATATAATCGAATGCTAACCACTTTCTATTGTTCCTTCAGGTGATGTCACTGCAAGTGATTCGGGAAACAGGCTTGAAGAACGAGATCCCCAATTTGATGCCATGCTTAGCCAAATGGTGGGTCGAATAAAATCAAAGCCCGGAGGAAAACTTGAGATGGGGGAGGTAAGTTTCCATAAGAAGCTGCCAAATTATTCTCAAAATTCTAGACATTGAATACAAGTTTTAAGACTGCTTTCAACTGTTGAGTATTATCCGATGCTCGCTTCCTTACTCCATTAGTAATCCTTAATGTAGGAATCTGGTGTGATCCTACTGATAAGTTCATAAAGATAATAAAAGATTAATATAAATTGTTAGTAAATAACTGATCACTTGGTAACTAGTCAATCTTTATCAACTATATCAAACACTATTTAAATTTGTGATTTCGGAAGAATATAAGTTAATagtttttgtcttcaaaatCGTGGAAAGTCCTTCCTTATTCTAAGCTACACAACAAtggattttcctttttttaaataataactCCTTACTTCAAAATCCTGGTGGTACCTTACATCAGAAGTATGGAGATTTagttatctctctctctctatatatattgGTGAGGAGGCaagttttattgttttatttggaagaattttttttctGATCCTCCTTGGTGTATAAGCAAAATTTAGGCTAGGAGATTCCTCTTCTCTTTGGCTATCTGGATAATTTTCCATTTCTGGACAATCTCTTGTATTTCTGCATCTATCTATATATACAAATTGATAATCTTATGATCATTTGCAAGACaagtgttatatatatatatatatatatccattgACTTGTGAGGTGACAATGGGTGTTTTGTTCACTATGCTCAAACGAGTTAATGACTTAGGACATGTTTGAGAGTGATTTAGAAACagttaaaatcacttttatgatttttaaaatcaaaatcataTTTCATGAAATAAAATTTGCTTTCAGAAGTATTAAATTAGACtatttccaaaaataaaaagtgaaaaTTTAGTCATTAAATTGATTTTTGTGATTAAAAGCAAGTTTCAAAGTTTTGTCTGAAACTTTGGACTCTTTTCTCAAGCTTTTAGACTATTGTTTGTTTCTCAAGTTTTAGACTCTTCTCATTCAATCAATGAAAAGTTTTGTTTCCTGTCTTGTTCTAAAGCGATTGtttttgacattttaaaatcaTCTCTAAACATGCACCTACCATTTTAAGAACTCTTAATGTGATGAATTTGTGATT is drawn from Cucumis melo cultivar AY chromosome 11, USDA_Cmelo_AY_1.0, whole genome shotgun sequence and contains these coding sequences:
- the LOC103497865 gene encoding uncharacterized protein LOC103497865 isoform X2 encodes the protein MGQAFRRAAGRIKPASSVDSTTASSLKMESIVDRKPPPRVAEKARESGSLDSGDVTASDSGNRLEERDPQFDAMLSQMVGRIKSKPGGKLEMGEASVVERYGRPMPKLRDTNIKSSKYEDRPAPPGTLNVAQMRQIILLHEVSVSASRGQS